Genomic window (Cardiocondyla obscurior isolate alpha-2009 linkage group LG06, Cobs3.1, whole genome shotgun sequence):
GTTGAATTGACGATTTTAAATGtgatatatgcatatataatcgtacatataattaaatataccataagatatattatttttgaatattcTCCGTCTTTTATGTGCACATTTTCTATAAACGTagacataataaaaatgaataaagcACAAAAATTTCAACAACTAGTTAATGTTCTTTGCTTTACTGTAATATTCGTGCACAACATATGAATCATGTGATTAAGCAAGCATTATTGTTTTGGCAGGAGGCTACATTCGTTGCCAAGGAAACAGTGCCGGTGAATATACAAgcttaaaatatctttaatttatgttCACATCGTTATactaatgttaatatttttttttaatataaatctcgtacataataaatcattgcaagtaaaaatatgttatacatTGCAaattgtgattaaaaaaatctatctcCATTTACACATATCTACATACAATTgctaaaaatatacaatttataaaataagacgTACATATTATATTGAAAGAGAAGGGCATTTATTGCCACAACAATTTGTTTGCTTCGCACAATTTGtcgtttttaatttgttcCAAAACAGCCGtcaaattattaactttattggTCATGACTTGCAGTTTTTGTTCCTGTGTCTTTAACAACTCAGTAACGTCTGAAAAATTCTTCTGGAGTGTTTCTAAATGCTCATTTGTAACAGACATGTTCAGAATTTTCACTGGTTTTGTAACAACTCTTGTCATCTGCAacaatcattattaataagagTAAGACATGTAAACAGAAAACAAAGTGATAACTAGcagttttgtaaaatacacTTACCTGTATTTCATTAGTAAGTTCAATACACTTTGCCAATTCCTCTGCACAATGCAGCGGATATCTCTCCCGAGCGTCGCACACATTAAACACAGCATCTTCGCACTGTTGCTCAAGATCATCTGAACTCGGAATAAACATAAATCAATTATACAAAGTAATTTTAGTTTTCTGAGAGATTTCTCCTTTATCaagaaatgttatattaaaactaaacAAAACACTTACCCATTTTTTAGATGTATTAAATCGGACTCTCACGATTGACGTCGCATTTCTAGGATCGTCATACCTTTGAAagcagagaaataaaatttagaatgTTAAAGTACTCCACGGACAAATTAAGTCCTCAAACGtacgtacaataaaatatcttgcCAGAAAAATTACTCTGTAGCACCgcagagaaaaataaaatcaacgaTGCTCCACTCCGTTCATCACGACAGACTTCAGTGGAATTCGTTGCGAATTCGTAGTTCAACTAATTTATACGTGCCCATGTGCGAGACTGCAATTTGCGGACGAGACGAAGTCCCGAGAATTAAATCATGATCGTTTATCAAAACGAGCGAAACTGCGTCGAGACGCGAGGAAGCCTAGCTCATCCCTGATTCCTTCATTTTGGAAATTACAGTTGATGCTGTCAGATGCTGTCCCGCCTGTCCCGCCAACAAagggatattttt
Coding sequences:
- the LOC139103267 gene encoding uncharacterized protein, with the protein product MDDLEQQCEDAVFNVCDARERYPLHCAEELAKCIELTNEIQMTRVVTKPVKILNMSVTNEHLETLQKNFSDVTELLKTQEQKLQVMTNKVNNLTAVLEQIKNDKLCEANKLLWQ